A DNA window from Lujinxingia litoralis contains the following coding sequences:
- the smc gene encoding chromosome segregation protein SMC, translating to MKLRRIEIVGFKSFRDRVTVDISDGMTCIVGPNGCGKSNVVDAIKWAMGDMSPKSLRGDSMQDVIFAGTEKHRPGGMAEVTLVFENTARVRQLAEDEEHQEGEAPLDELSLTGPEAEPEDAEGLPLQGALVVDDPVDAEKAPEVAPGWNSGDGLPRELRHVAEIAITRRLHRSGESEYLINKISCRLMDIQNLLAGTGVGKQGYSIIEQGQIGFIVNAKPQQRRLIIEEASGITRYKGQRDRAERKLERTELNLQRTRDVLDEITKQLGALERQAKKAEEHQRFSQELRALEIALLLDKRREAMGRATESRRQLGDARRSQHQAKTDLEQGEGLLSTARVDAHQAERRHADLTESFYKLDTRLNLTRSQLEHSTEAITRAEDRALTLADEKRSQEERREHLKVELLRVEEELETFVMQPEDDDDAVQRVQQELEALRERRDQLQAERDSAQRELSESRSDSGRVSDRLQWVEAQLGEMDARAATTGENLEAAREDVEDLSRAVSRLTMDHERVAEEVEQLKRQSGDAQERQAEARETLKEAEAHARDIAGRLAATRARVESLEEMRERGEGYQEGVRRVVSWAKEQGRDDVLGPAGDFLAVPEGLESAYAAYLGDRIGDIVVRDRQAALDALAMLASEDVGRVACYILPEPTQDPRQALAGWLEGLAIVEELAEVPASIDDSRHRAWATARGDIIFADGRVIGGGVGEQAETLLRQARDLESGREALSELSVADEDAQEELEVAQEDLVVAEDEVESVREALQDAVHRARGLMQERDNEERERMRALKRVEAFEGELKEHQELRTGLKAELEVLGAREVELSEALPALEQALNAYVATLTELNEAMEARNAELTDEKVRVAQVRERRRHLEESAQRLRGAIGHAEGQIARFTREIEEQGERARDARMRTEALTTELAEVERDHKAHRDEVKQAKVTLEEVAQAVQAHELKVRALRKSLDEAQASLQALEVATREAELAMEHIDEQLAERFELTLAEAQPLVREIELGPEERKSRAEFLRKRIERLGPVNPLAIEEFAETQERHRFQAEQQADLERSVADLRDVIARMDAESRKRFRETFEAVNAKFQEVFPRLFRGGRASLILTDPSNMLETGVDIEVQPPGKKLQNVTLLSGGEKALTAVSLIFSIFLLKPTPFSVLDEVDAPLDEANVGRFAEMVRDLSGTSQMIVITHNRRTMEAPQMLYGVTMEDAGVSKIVSVRLSEVDEEMAS from the coding sequence ATGAAGCTACGTCGAATTGAGATTGTGGGGTTTAAGTCGTTTCGCGATCGGGTCACCGTTGATATCAGCGACGGGATGACCTGCATTGTAGGGCCAAACGGCTGTGGCAAGAGTAATGTGGTGGATGCCATCAAGTGGGCTATGGGCGATATGTCGCCGAAGAGTCTACGCGGCGACTCGATGCAAGATGTGATTTTTGCCGGCACCGAGAAACATCGTCCCGGGGGGATGGCTGAGGTCACGCTGGTGTTTGAGAACACCGCGCGCGTGCGACAGCTCGCCGAAGATGAGGAGCATCAGGAAGGTGAGGCTCCGCTGGACGAGCTGAGCCTCACGGGACCGGAGGCGGAGCCTGAAGATGCTGAGGGGTTGCCACTTCAGGGGGCCCTGGTCGTTGACGACCCGGTAGATGCCGAGAAGGCGCCCGAGGTTGCGCCAGGCTGGAACTCCGGTGACGGACTGCCACGAGAGCTGCGCCATGTGGCCGAGATCGCGATCACCCGTCGCCTGCATCGGTCCGGCGAGAGTGAGTACCTGATCAACAAGATCTCCTGCCGCCTGATGGACATTCAGAACCTCCTGGCCGGGACCGGCGTAGGCAAGCAGGGCTACTCGATCATTGAGCAGGGGCAGATCGGCTTTATCGTCAACGCCAAGCCTCAACAGCGCCGTTTGATCATTGAAGAGGCCAGCGGGATTACCCGTTATAAAGGCCAGCGCGATCGGGCTGAGCGCAAACTGGAGCGCACCGAGCTCAACCTGCAGCGCACCCGGGATGTGCTCGACGAGATCACCAAGCAGCTGGGCGCTCTGGAGCGGCAGGCGAAAAAGGCCGAAGAGCACCAGCGCTTCAGTCAAGAGTTGCGCGCGTTGGAGATCGCGTTGCTGCTCGACAAGCGTCGCGAAGCCATGGGGCGAGCGACCGAGTCTCGTCGTCAACTCGGCGATGCCCGACGTAGCCAGCATCAGGCGAAAACGGATCTGGAGCAGGGCGAAGGTCTGCTGAGTACGGCCCGCGTCGATGCGCACCAGGCCGAGCGTCGTCACGCCGACTTGACCGAGTCTTTTTATAAGCTCGATACCCGGCTCAACCTGACGCGATCCCAGCTGGAACACTCTACGGAGGCGATCACGCGGGCCGAAGATCGCGCGCTGACGCTGGCCGATGAAAAGCGCAGTCAGGAAGAGCGTCGTGAGCATCTCAAGGTGGAGCTCCTGCGAGTTGAGGAGGAGCTTGAAACTTTTGTGATGCAGCCGGAGGACGATGACGATGCGGTGCAGCGCGTGCAGCAGGAGTTGGAGGCGCTTCGAGAGCGTCGTGATCAGCTTCAGGCCGAACGCGACAGCGCTCAGCGAGAGTTGTCGGAGAGTCGGAGCGATTCCGGGCGCGTCAGTGATCGTTTGCAGTGGGTGGAAGCTCAGCTCGGTGAGATGGATGCCCGGGCTGCCACCACCGGTGAGAATCTGGAAGCGGCTCGCGAGGATGTTGAAGACCTCAGCAGGGCTGTCAGCCGCCTGACCATGGATCATGAACGGGTGGCCGAAGAGGTTGAGCAGCTCAAGCGTCAGAGCGGGGATGCTCAGGAGCGTCAGGCCGAGGCCCGCGAGACCTTAAAAGAAGCCGAAGCCCACGCCCGTGATATTGCGGGGCGCCTGGCTGCCACACGCGCGCGGGTCGAGAGCCTGGAGGAGATGCGTGAGCGAGGCGAAGGCTATCAGGAGGGTGTGCGGCGAGTTGTGAGCTGGGCCAAGGAGCAGGGGCGCGATGATGTGCTCGGGCCGGCCGGCGACTTTCTGGCGGTGCCCGAAGGGCTGGAATCGGCGTACGCCGCCTACCTGGGCGATCGTATTGGCGACATCGTGGTGCGTGACCGTCAGGCAGCGCTTGATGCGTTGGCGATGTTGGCCAGCGAAGATGTGGGGCGCGTCGCCTGCTACATTCTTCCAGAGCCGACGCAGGACCCTCGTCAGGCCCTGGCGGGATGGCTGGAAGGTCTGGCGATTGTCGAAGAGCTGGCCGAGGTTCCGGCCTCCATCGACGATTCGAGGCATCGTGCGTGGGCGACCGCGCGAGGCGATATCATCTTCGCCGATGGTCGGGTGATCGGTGGGGGCGTTGGTGAACAGGCCGAAACTCTTCTGCGCCAGGCGCGTGACCTGGAAAGCGGCCGGGAGGCGCTGTCCGAGCTGAGCGTGGCGGACGAAGATGCTCAAGAAGAACTTGAGGTTGCTCAGGAAGACCTTGTGGTCGCCGAAGATGAGGTCGAGTCGGTACGCGAAGCGCTGCAGGATGCGGTTCATCGGGCACGTGGCTTGATGCAGGAGCGCGACAACGAAGAGCGCGAGCGTATGCGCGCGCTCAAGCGGGTCGAGGCTTTTGAGGGCGAGCTCAAAGAGCATCAGGAGCTGCGCACCGGTCTTAAGGCAGAGCTTGAGGTTCTTGGTGCCCGAGAGGTCGAACTCTCCGAGGCGTTGCCGGCGCTTGAGCAGGCGTTGAATGCATACGTGGCCACGCTCACTGAACTCAATGAGGCCATGGAGGCGCGCAACGCCGAACTCACCGATGAAAAAGTTCGCGTGGCGCAGGTTCGCGAACGCCGCCGCCATCTCGAAGAGAGTGCGCAGCGATTGCGTGGTGCCATCGGTCATGCCGAGGGGCAGATCGCGCGCTTTACCCGTGAAATCGAGGAGCAAGGCGAGCGGGCACGAGATGCGCGGATGCGCACGGAAGCTCTGACGACGGAGCTGGCGGAGGTGGAGCGCGATCACAAGGCGCACCGTGACGAAGTGAAGCAGGCTAAAGTAACACTTGAGGAAGTGGCGCAGGCGGTGCAGGCCCATGAACTCAAGGTGCGTGCGCTGCGTAAGAGTCTCGACGAAGCTCAAGCGTCACTTCAGGCCCTGGAGGTCGCCACCCGCGAAGCCGAGCTGGCCATGGAGCACATCGACGAGCAACTCGCCGAACGCTTCGAACTCACACTGGCTGAGGCTCAACCGCTGGTGCGGGAGATCGAACTGGGGCCCGAGGAGCGCAAGTCACGCGCGGAGTTTTTGCGCAAGCGCATCGAGCGCCTGGGGCCGGTCAACCCGCTGGCGATCGAGGAGTTTGCCGAGACTCAAGAACGCCATCGTTTCCAGGCCGAGCAACAGGCCGACCTGGAACGCTCGGTGGCTGACCTGCGTGATGTTATCGCGCGCATGGATGCCGAGAGTCGGAAGCGCTTTCGAGAGACCTTTGAAGCGGTCAATGCAAAGTTCCAAGAGGTCTTCCCTCGACTCTTCCGTGGTGGTCGAGCCAGTCTGATTTTGACGGACCCTTCGAATATGTTGGAGACGGGGGTCGATATCGAGGTTCAGCCGCCGGGTAAAAAGCTGCAGAACGTGACGCTGCTTTCGGGGGGGGAAAAGGCGCTGACGGCAGTGAGCTTGATCTTCTCGATTTTCTTGCTCAAGCCGACGCCTTTCTCGGTGCTGGATGAGGTTGACGCTCCTCTTGATGAGGCGAACGTGGGGCGTTTTGCCGAGATGGTGCGCGACCTCAGTGGGACCAGTCAGATGATCGTTATCACCCACAACCGTCGTACGATGGAGGCGCCTCAGATGCTCTACGGGGTCACGATGGAAGACGCCGGAGTCTCCAAGATCGTGTCGGTACGCCTCTCCGAGGTGGATGAGGAAATGGCCTCATGA
- a CDS encoding cytochrome P450 yields MSMPSTTSCSRRSPGPRGLAIAPTLVDFVRGPIPMLRGLQRRYGEAVRFRFAGSAFWLFSDPALIEEVMLRKAECFIKDELTHELDELLGQGLLTSEGELWRHQRRLAAPTLKRRHIQGYADAMVGFTRAMIARWGERVDLDFHRESMELTLRIVVKTLFNLEMDHEIERIDRAFGDAMDAFHQRAHTPWRFVMDYVDPPLTSLNKSAVRTLNEVIGALIRERQQEKEQGDDLLWRLIVARDEEGRAMDDQQLRDEALTIFLAGHETTALAITYALYLLANHPGAQQRVHDELDAFGDEFGSDAVARLPYLKAVANEALRLYPPAWIVGREAARDVQIGPWKLKKGEQVVASPLMMHRHPAYFEEPDRFVPSRWAGDLEKRLPRFVYFPFGGGPRICIGNHFAMMELVLVLAVILRAYRVEDLSETRQRLAPSVTLRPKGEVPLRFVRRG; encoded by the coding sequence ATGTCTATGCCTTCTACCACGTCATGTTCGCGGCGATCGCCGGGCCCCCGGGGCCTGGCGATTGCGCCGACGTTAGTTGATTTTGTCCGCGGCCCCATTCCGATGCTCCGCGGCCTGCAGCGGCGCTATGGCGAGGCCGTACGTTTTCGTTTCGCGGGAAGTGCGTTCTGGCTTTTCAGCGATCCGGCGCTTATCGAAGAGGTGATGCTGCGCAAGGCCGAGTGCTTCATCAAAGATGAACTCACTCATGAGCTGGATGAGCTGCTCGGTCAGGGCCTTCTTACCAGTGAGGGGGAGCTCTGGCGTCATCAACGCCGGCTCGCCGCACCGACGCTCAAACGCCGCCATATTCAGGGGTACGCCGATGCGATGGTGGGCTTTACCCGTGCCATGATCGCGAGGTGGGGAGAACGGGTCGACCTGGATTTCCACCGCGAAAGCATGGAGCTGACGCTGCGCATCGTCGTGAAGACCCTCTTTAATCTGGAGATGGATCACGAAATAGAGCGCATTGACCGAGCTTTCGGGGATGCGATGGACGCCTTTCACCAGCGCGCGCATACGCCCTGGCGCTTTGTGATGGACTATGTCGATCCGCCACTGACGTCGCTGAATAAGAGCGCGGTGCGCACCCTCAACGAGGTTATCGGCGCGTTGATCCGTGAACGTCAGCAGGAGAAAGAGCAGGGCGATGACCTCTTGTGGCGACTGATTGTGGCCCGCGACGAAGAGGGCCGGGCCATGGACGATCAGCAGCTCCGCGATGAGGCGCTCACGATCTTTCTCGCGGGCCACGAGACCACGGCGTTGGCCATTACCTACGCGCTCTACCTGCTGGCCAATCACCCCGGCGCGCAGCAGCGGGTTCATGACGAACTCGATGCATTCGGCGATGAATTCGGCTCCGACGCGGTGGCAAGACTTCCCTATCTGAAGGCTGTGGCCAACGAGGCTCTGCGCCTCTATCCGCCGGCCTGGATCGTCGGACGCGAAGCCGCCAGAGACGTTCAAATAGGTCCCTGGAAGCTGAAGAAGGGAGAGCAGGTGGTGGCCTCCCCGCTGATGATGCATCGGCACCCGGCCTACTTCGAGGAGCCAGATCGCTTCGTGCCTTCACGCTGGGCCGGAGATCTCGAAAAACGATTGCCGCGTTTTGTGTACTTCCCCTTTGGCGGGGGGCCACGAATCTGCATCGGCAATCACTTTGCGATGATGGAGCTGGTGTTAGTGCTGGCCGTAATTCTGCGCGCGTACCGCGTGGAGGATTTGAGTGAAACTCGCCAGCGGCTCGCCCCTTCGGTCACGCTTCGACCAAAGGGGGAAGTGCCGTTGAGGTTTGTGAGGAGGGGTTAA
- a CDS encoding asparagine synthase C-terminal domain-containing protein, whose protein sequence is MKARHTIALQEPIMGELYLGQRCAPFLPTDVQELTEGIWVRPGPSWGHQVMDRGPWHALIIGEPCALQADWGALLACPDDALSGAIAAVEGVHSGVAWRPGSPRRWFWRDRFGRIPWQLLSGHALLATTDPELVVRAAGSAGINPERLTDFLAGGRSTSRADFIRGVERLRPGELALADEERLHWVRRWWSPTLPTRHQLAPYHERLAQIGARLRLGTSGLTSPGAWLALSGGLDSATLLASSPDPRRCCAFTVTLRDAPAELATADTLTRALGTHWEHCGVDARWPLRSPAEHERLAGWGPHAHPDLAWFPAALNQLQAHCADQTPSVLYTGHGADDALWMPPGLWLIHQWDRGAWRELLAAGRALGARTTLAPARGALIERLGLRPWRERLRALPAPGPAWLPGAAGPARAALLSPMHRFALYRAARLNSWAWELIMRSLARIARRARLQVRTPYLDARIWDLALTLTPEELIEGGRQKAPLRRLTQGVLPEAVRTRKKLGSFDALVERGLAERETRRALRLFAGAQLAELRVIDGPCFQHALADYLSQPSRLWRGSWEIWRAVAAELWLHSRQRSSPPGAP, encoded by the coding sequence TTGAAAGCTAGACACACCATCGCCCTTCAGGAGCCCATCATGGGGGAGTTATATCTGGGGCAGAGATGCGCCCCATTTCTGCCGACGGACGTCCAAGAGTTGACCGAGGGCATCTGGGTGCGCCCCGGTCCGAGCTGGGGCCATCAAGTGATGGACCGGGGCCCCTGGCATGCCCTGATCATCGGAGAGCCCTGCGCACTGCAGGCCGACTGGGGCGCGTTGCTAGCATGCCCGGATGACGCTCTCAGCGGGGCGATCGCTGCGGTTGAGGGCGTGCACTCCGGGGTTGCCTGGCGCCCGGGCTCCCCCCGGCGCTGGTTCTGGCGGGACCGCTTTGGACGCATCCCCTGGCAACTCCTCAGCGGCCATGCCCTGCTAGCCACCACCGATCCGGAGCTTGTGGTCCGGGCCGCCGGCAGTGCCGGCATCAATCCCGAGCGCCTGACCGACTTCCTGGCCGGCGGTCGCTCCACCTCCCGGGCCGACTTCATCCGGGGCGTGGAGCGCCTTCGCCCCGGCGAGCTGGCTCTCGCCGACGAGGAGCGCCTGCACTGGGTGCGACGCTGGTGGTCTCCCACGCTTCCCACACGCCACCAGCTCGCCCCCTACCACGAGCGCCTGGCCCAGATCGGCGCCCGCCTGCGTCTTGGCACCTCGGGACTCACCTCCCCCGGCGCCTGGCTCGCCCTGAGCGGAGGGCTCGACTCGGCGACCCTTCTGGCCAGCAGCCCCGACCCACGGCGCTGCTGCGCCTTCACCGTCACCCTGCGCGACGCCCCGGCCGAGCTCGCCACCGCCGACACGCTCACCCGCGCGTTGGGCACCCACTGGGAACACTGCGGCGTGGATGCGCGCTGGCCCCTCCGCTCCCCGGCCGAACACGAACGCCTGGCCGGCTGGGGCCCCCACGCTCATCCGGATCTGGCCTGGTTTCCCGCTGCTCTAAACCAGCTCCAGGCCCATTGCGCGGACCAAACCCCCTCCGTCCTTTACACCGGCCACGGCGCCGACGACGCGCTGTGGATGCCCCCCGGCCTCTGGTTAATCCACCAGTGGGACCGGGGCGCCTGGCGCGAACTCCTGGCCGCCGGGCGCGCTCTGGGAGCCCGCACCACCCTGGCCCCGGCGCGGGGCGCGCTGATTGAGCGCCTGGGGCTTCGCCCCTGGCGCGAACGCCTCCGCGCGCTCCCGGCTCCCGGCCCGGCCTGGCTTCCCGGCGCCGCCGGCCCGGCACGCGCCGCGCTGCTCTCACCGATGCATCGCTTCGCGCTCTACCGCGCGGCCCGCCTCAACTCCTGGGCCTGGGAGCTCATTATGCGCAGCCTGGCGCGCATCGCCCGACGCGCACGCCTGCAAGTGCGTACCCCTTACCTTGATGCTCGTATCTGGGACTTAGCTTTAACCCTAACCCCTGAGGAACTCATCGAGGGGGGACGACAAAAAGCCCCCCTTCGGCGCCTCACCCAGGGGGTGTTGCCCGAAGCGGTGCGCACACGCAAAAAACTCGGCAGCTTCGACGCGCTCGTGGAGCGCGGGCTGGCCGAGCGCGAAACCCGCCGCGCGCTGCGTCTGTTTGCCGGCGCGCAGCTCGCTGAACTCCGAGTCATTGATGGGCCTTGCTTTCAACATGCCCTGGCCGACTACCTGTCACAGCCCTCGCGGCTCTGGCGCGGCTCCTGGGAGATCTGGCGCGCCGTGGCCGCCGAGCTCTGGCTACATTCTCGCCAGCGTTCGTCGCCCCCTGGCGCCCCCTGA
- a CDS encoding N-6 DNA methylase, which produces MSRQGGALNPAKKVASTRTEPGGDELWQALARAVMWEAAVCGMPTPEIVRRLEQVVEGASVERLRQAILTCEASGLAGKVEADGERWDALLGDAERRAFGVHFTPAHVADRLVSLLDDGEESAVAEAGLVVDPACGAGALLLAAGRRWPGRALVGVEREEGLALACGLRLLAAQRRGEAGDVRVIVGDGLDRLEDDTEGRAGVVVMNPPYVPEKGNGAFLAGVLADHPRFECVRGARVDLLYYFLARSVELLSDGGQAAWLTPPHWLGADGADALRAYLLDEGAMERFAWLKAGDVFDAAPGTEVLLASFRKGSARREAMWGGSVSAGEFRWTAVAPGSLGSGRWRPRVDQGGLDWGRRVRREGRPLGELVRDFQGVVSGADRVTRRHVAHFGGVEEGWEVGTPIFLSEEAEPPAGWAVLGGYVRPLLRSGRLEASRVYRGEEVHGWMLYLCEELPQEHLEAVEEVLGPYRPILERRREVVQGKMPWYRLHWPRDRAAMAAPKLVVPRRAPRPCFALDLSGAIVSSDCTILLAPPDIEDAEGYLCALMKALNSAHTERYLGTFGKRKGALLEFYSSPLRELPVRFEWP; this is translated from the coding sequence GTGTCGAGGCAAGGAGGAGCCCTGAATCCGGCAAAAAAAGTCGCCTCCACGCGTACGGAACCGGGCGGCGATGAGTTGTGGCAAGCGCTGGCCCGCGCCGTCATGTGGGAGGCCGCAGTTTGCGGGATGCCGACTCCGGAGATCGTGCGTCGTCTGGAGCAGGTGGTGGAGGGGGCTTCTGTGGAGAGGCTTCGTCAGGCGATCTTGACCTGCGAGGCGTCGGGGCTCGCTGGCAAGGTGGAGGCCGATGGCGAGCGCTGGGATGCGTTGCTGGGCGACGCGGAGCGACGCGCGTTTGGGGTGCATTTTACCCCGGCCCACGTTGCCGATCGTCTGGTCAGCCTGCTCGATGACGGCGAGGAGTCGGCGGTGGCAGAGGCGGGGCTCGTGGTCGACCCGGCCTGTGGCGCCGGGGCGCTCTTGCTGGCGGCCGGGCGCAGGTGGCCCGGGCGGGCGTTGGTCGGTGTGGAGCGTGAGGAGGGACTGGCGTTGGCCTGCGGGCTTCGTCTGCTTGCCGCACAGCGGCGTGGCGAGGCCGGGGATGTCCGGGTGATCGTCGGCGATGGGCTCGATCGTCTGGAGGATGATACGGAGGGGCGGGCCGGTGTTGTGGTGATGAATCCGCCCTATGTGCCGGAGAAGGGCAACGGGGCTTTTCTGGCCGGGGTGCTGGCGGACCATCCGCGTTTCGAGTGTGTCCGAGGCGCGAGGGTAGATTTGCTCTATTACTTTCTGGCCCGTTCGGTGGAGCTCTTGTCGGATGGGGGGCAGGCGGCCTGGCTGACCCCTCCGCACTGGCTTGGGGCGGACGGAGCCGACGCGTTGCGCGCCTACCTCCTGGATGAGGGCGCCATGGAGCGCTTTGCCTGGTTGAAGGCCGGTGACGTCTTCGATGCCGCGCCCGGGACCGAGGTATTGCTCGCGAGTTTTCGTAAGGGTTCGGCGCGACGTGAGGCGATGTGGGGGGGCTCGGTCTCGGCAGGAGAGTTTCGCTGGACGGCGGTCGCTCCCGGCAGTCTAGGCTCGGGGCGGTGGCGCCCCCGCGTGGATCAGGGCGGTTTGGACTGGGGACGTCGGGTGCGTCGGGAGGGGCGTCCGTTGGGGGAGCTGGTACGTGACTTCCAGGGCGTGGTCAGTGGAGCCGACCGCGTGACCCGGCGGCATGTTGCGCACTTTGGCGGCGTGGAGGAGGGCTGGGAGGTTGGAACGCCGATCTTTTTGAGCGAGGAAGCCGAGCCACCGGCGGGGTGGGCGGTGTTGGGAGGGTATGTGCGCCCATTGTTGCGTTCCGGAAGGTTAGAAGCGTCGCGGGTTTATCGAGGGGAGGAGGTGCACGGGTGGATGCTCTATCTTTGCGAGGAGCTTCCCCAGGAGCACCTGGAGGCTGTGGAAGAGGTGCTGGGACCGTATCGACCGATCCTGGAAAGGCGTCGAGAAGTCGTGCAGGGGAAGATGCCCTGGTATCGACTGCACTGGCCGCGTGATCGGGCAGCGATGGCCGCGCCCAAACTTGTGGTGCCGCGTCGCGCCCCGCGACCTTGCTTTGCGTTGGATCTCTCCGGCGCTATCGTTTCCAGCGACTGTACCATCCTCCTGGCACCGCCCGACATCGAAGACGCCGAGGGCTATCTTTGCGCGCTGATGAAGGCACTCAACAGCGCGCATACTGAGCGTTACCTGGGGACCTTTGGGAAGCGAAAGGGAGCGTTGCTGGAGTTTTACAGTTCTCCGTTGCGTGAACTCCCGGTGCGCTTTGAGTGGCCTTAG
- a CDS encoding serine/threonine-protein kinase has protein sequence MTTHSTLSAGTRLADRYELTEAIGEGGFGMVYRARQLNVDRDVAIKILPPRFASVDDVVERFRREARLASRLQHPNTITVHDYGQQDDLFFIVMELLRGQDLADRLHTSQHLKLSQILHIARQTLYSLQEAHEQGIVHRDLKPENIFLIQIGDDPDFVKVLDFGIAKMAQGNLDPHADTGQRPLTLSGSTVGTPPYMSPEQAAGDQVDPQTDIYALGIILYEMINGHPPFQDPNPVKVMRAHLFEPLPSFTNAALRNTRLESVVRRALEKDRDHRFKNAGELLEALADPGLEQRALGFFERPTSENTPPSPSPADAVPFDALRKREAEPPPAIAPSEASAGSSIITVLEPPAPRDEVIVLTRRKAHPTPTASPDPPSPEPAPASASPRPPELASPPDETWSWTDETTPDASGSQLLVSPYQNMKKASSSPKIALMLALMLILIALVVLSALGILQLPI, from the coding sequence ATGACGACCCATTCCACATTGAGCGCCGGCACCCGACTGGCCGACCGCTACGAACTCACCGAAGCCATCGGCGAGGGCGGCTTCGGCATGGTCTACCGCGCTCGCCAGCTCAATGTCGATCGCGACGTCGCCATCAAAATTCTGCCGCCACGCTTCGCCTCGGTCGATGATGTTGTGGAACGCTTTCGTCGCGAGGCTCGCCTGGCCAGCCGCCTACAACACCCCAATACCATCACCGTGCACGACTACGGCCAGCAAGACGATCTTTTCTTCATCGTCATGGAACTCCTGCGCGGGCAGGATCTGGCCGACCGCCTTCATACCTCGCAACACCTCAAACTCAGCCAGATTCTGCACATCGCTCGCCAGACCCTCTACAGCCTCCAGGAAGCGCACGAACAGGGCATCGTCCACCGCGATCTCAAACCGGAAAACATCTTCCTCATTCAGATCGGCGACGATCCCGACTTCGTCAAAGTTCTGGACTTTGGCATCGCCAAGATGGCCCAGGGCAATCTCGACCCCCACGCCGACACCGGCCAGCGTCCGCTCACACTGAGCGGCTCCACGGTGGGCACACCGCCCTACATGTCGCCCGAACAGGCCGCCGGCGACCAGGTCGATCCTCAGACCGACATCTACGCACTGGGTATCATCCTTTACGAAATGATCAACGGGCACCCTCCCTTTCAAGACCCTAACCCGGTCAAGGTCATGCGCGCCCACCTCTTCGAACCCCTGCCCTCCTTCACCAACGCGGCGCTTCGAAATACGCGTCTGGAGTCGGTGGTCCGCCGCGCCCTGGAAAAAGATCGCGATCATCGCTTCAAAAACGCCGGGGAGCTTCTCGAAGCCCTGGCCGACCCGGGACTTGAGCAGCGAGCCCTGGGCTTCTTTGAGCGCCCGACATCCGAAAACACTCCCCCCTCTCCCAGCCCCGCGGACGCCGTGCCTTTTGATGCCTTGCGCAAGCGCGAGGCCGAGCCCCCGCCGGCCATCGCTCCCTCCGAAGCCTCGGCGGGCTCTTCGATCATCACCGTGCTCGAGCCCCCGGCGCCCCGAGACGAGGTGATCGTACTTACTCGGCGCAAAGCTCACCCCACGCCGACTGCATCCCCTGATCCCCCCTCTCCCGAACCAGCCCCCGCCAGCGCCTCTCCGCGCCCTCCCGAGCTCGCCTCACCCCCAGACGAGACCTGGAGCTGGACCGACGAGACCACCCCCGACGCCAGCGGCTCGCAGCTGCTGGTGTCCCCTTACCAGAACATGAAAAAGGCCAGCTCCAGCCCGAAAATCGCGCTGATGCTGGCCCTTATGCTCATACTCATCGCGCTGGTGGTCCTGAGCGCGCTGGGCATCCTCCAGCTGCCGATCTGA
- the udk gene encoding uridine kinase, with the protein MSNTNPILVGIAGGTGSGKTTVVRRILEAFDEDVICLDMDSYYRDLSEMPIEERRKFNFDHPDAFDTELFIEHLQLLSEGQAVNKPVYSFAESVRTAEVVEVKPAPIVIVEGILVLADERVRDLLEVKIFVDADDDIRFIRRLERDVAERGRTLESVISQYQRTVRPMHYSFVEPSKRYADVIIPRGGKNEIAINMVVADITSRLTHFKVSNQLDLI; encoded by the coding sequence GTGAGCAACACCAATCCAATTTTAGTCGGAATCGCCGGGGGTACCGGTTCGGGAAAGACCACGGTGGTGCGCCGTATCCTGGAGGCCTTCGATGAGGATGTGATCTGCCTCGATATGGACTCGTACTATCGAGATCTGAGCGAGATGCCGATCGAGGAGCGTCGCAAGTTCAACTTCGATCATCCCGATGCGTTCGACACCGAGCTCTTCATCGAGCATCTGCAGCTGCTCTCGGAGGGGCAGGCGGTCAATAAGCCGGTGTACAGCTTTGCCGAGTCGGTGCGGACCGCCGAAGTCGTCGAGGTGAAGCCGGCGCCGATCGTGATCGTCGAGGGGATCCTGGTGCTTGCTGATGAGCGGGTGCGCGACCTTCTGGAGGTGAAGATCTTTGTGGATGCCGATGACGACATCCGCTTCATCCGTCGTCTGGAGCGCGATGTGGCGGAGCGCGGGCGCACGCTGGAATCGGTGATCTCGCAGTATCAGCGCACCGTGCGCCCGATGCATTACAGCTTTGTCGAGCCGAGCAAGCGCTACGCCGATGTGATCATCCCGCGTGGCGGTAAAAATGAGATCGCCATCAACATGGTGGTGGCCGATATCACGTCGCGTCTGACGCACTTTAAGGTGAGCAATCAGCTCGACCTGATTTGA